CGTATGCATGTGCAGATCGGCGATGAGGTGAGGCGCGGTCAACTGTTGTTCGAGGACCGCAAAACCGCGGGTGTGCGGTTCACCTCGCCGGGTGCGGGAACAGTCGCTGCGATCAACCGTGGTGCGCGTCGCTCCCTGGAATCCGTGGTGGTGGAATTGACACCGGGGGAACGACGGGGGAGCCCCGCCGAAAGCGATTTTCGCACTTTTCGCGCGTTCACCGGCCGGGATGTGCAGTCCCTCCGTGGGGAGGAACTGAGAGAGCTTCTGGCGGAGTCTGGCCTGTGGACGGCCATTCGGCAGAGGCCTTTCTCAAAGGTGCCGTCCCCGAGCTCCAGCTGTCACTCGATCTTCGTCACCGCGATGGACACGAACCCGCTTGCGCCGAACCCCGAGGTCGTTCTCGAGGGACAGATGAAAGATTTCCAGCGAGGCCTTCAGGCGCTCTGCAGCTTGACCGAGGGAATCGTCTATCTGTGTCGAGCGCCGGGTGCAAGGATCGAACCTGGCCCCGCAGAACGGGTTCGGGTGGAGGAATTCGACGGTGAGCACCCGGCCGGGCTCGCCGGGACGCACATCCACTTCCTGGATCCAGTTCATCGCGAAAAAGTTGTCTGGTACGTCGGTTACCAGGACGTAGCCGCAATCGGACGGTTGATTGAAACCGGGAAGCTGCCAGTCGAGCGTACCGTTGCCCTCTGTGGTCCGATCGTTATTCGTCCTCGGTTGCTGACCACCCGGCTCGGAGCCGAGGTCGAGCCGTTGATCGACGAGCAGCTTTTTTTCGGTGAGGCACGGGTCGTTTCCGGATCGGTGCTTTTTGGCCACCGGGCAAGGGGAACGAAATTCGGCTATCTCGGACGTTACGCAAACCAGATCTCGTGCATCGCCGAGGATCA
This genomic window from Acidobacteriota bacterium contains:
- a CDS encoding Na(+)-translocating NADH-quinone reductase subunit A, encoding RMHVQIGDEVRRGQLLFEDRKTAGVRFTSPGAGTVAAINRGARRSLESVVVELTPGERRGSPAESDFRTFRAFTGRDVQSLRGEELRELLAESGLWTAIRQRPFSKVPSPSSSCHSIFVTAMDTNPLAPNPEVVLEGQMKDFQRGLQALCSLTEGIVYLCRAPGARIEPGPAERVRVEEFDGEHPAGLAGTHIHFLDPVHREKVVWYVGYQDVAAIGRLIETGKLPVERTVALCGPIVIRPRLLTTRLGAEVEPLIDEQLFFGEARVVSGSVLFGHRARGTKFGYLGRYANQISCIAEDHRRRFLGLMTPGWDLFSTTRAYLSGFRSRTTKYDFTTSARGSRRAMVPIGLFENVMPLDIMPTFLLRALLMDDLERAEALGCLELDEEDLALCSFVSPGKEDFAPHLRRNLFEIWKEES